From the Fusobacterium ulcerans ATCC 49185 genome, the window CTTTTGGAGTAGTTGATCTTCTTAATGGATTTTCAGTTATTCCTGTTCTTATAGGATTATTTGCTGTATCAGAAGTTTTTAATCAAATAGAAACTTTAGTTGGAGAAAAAGAAATAAAAACAGATATAGTTATGGATAAAAACTATATGAACTGGAAAGAGATAAAACATTGTCTTCCAACTATACTTAAATGTGGAGCTATTGGAACTTTTATAGGGTCTATTCCTGGTGCTGGTGCTGATATTGCTGCCTTTGTGTGTTATAATGAAGCTAAAAGAAGTAATAAAAATGAGAAATTTGGAGAAGGAAGTCTTATTGGTATCTCTGCTCCTGAATCTGGTAATAATGGAGTAACTGGAGGAGCATTGGTTCCACTGCTTACTCTTGGAGTGCCTGGAGATGCTGTTGCTGCTGTTCTTTTAGGAGCACTTATAATTCAAGGATTAACTCCAGGCCCACTACTTTTTGAACAAAATCCTGAAATTGTTTATGGATTATTTAGTTCTATGATAATTGGAAATATTCTTTTATTATTTATAGGGTTAGCAGGTATAAAATTCTATAGCAGAATTGTTGAAATTCCTAAAACTTTAATGATTCCAGCTATATTAATTCTTTCAACTATTGGATCATATTCTATGAATAATAGCTTATTTGATGTAGGAGTTACTTTTGTTTTTGGTATAATTGGATATATAATGTCAAAAATAAAAATGCCTAGTTCTCCAATAGTTTTAGCTGTAATTTTAGGACCAATGCTTGAAACTAATTTAAGAAAAGCTGTTTTAATGTATGAAGGATCATATAGTTTCTTATACACTAGACCAATTACAATAATTTTCTTAATTTTAACTGCACTTTCTATGGTTTCAGCTTTAAGAAAGAAAAAATAAAAAGGAAATATTAAATAGAATTCCAGCTGAAAGATGGGAAGAAACTTCTGGTTTATTAGGAGAAGTCTTTTTAGCAAGCAAAGCTTCCGATTGTATAACTGAACATATCTTAGCAATTAATTGAGTATGGCTTGTAAAATAAGAAATTGAAATTTGGCAAAAATATTTTATTCTATCAAAATAATCAATAATATAATGAAGCAAAAAATAAAAATATTTAAAATAGTTAAAAATATCTTGAAAGAAAAAATATTTTTAATGAGAACAAATAAAATATATCAGATTTAAAAACTGAAAATCATATTAATCAAAAAAGGAAACTATTTTAGTAGTTTCCTTTTTTATGCACTAATAGCTTTTTCTTTAAACTTTAAAAATCTTTCACATTGTTTTCTTCTATCATATCCAAGCATTATTCCAAGTATAAAATCTTCTTCTGGAGTATAAGCTGTTAAAGAAAGTTTATTTATGTTTTTTATTACTGCTACACATTCCTTTGCTCCAAAGAATACATTTATTCTTTGCTTTCCTAAAGGATATATTATATAATCTATGTTTTCAGCATTTAATTTTTCTTTTATAATTTCTATATTACTTTTATCAGTAGTATGTAATATAAGGTTTCTGATTCCTTTTTGATATTCATATATATGATGTATAAAAACTTCCATGCTCTACCTCCTAAAAATTTATAATTGATTATATCATTATTTAAAAATATTTTCAATATATTTTAAAATAAAATTATTTGAAAAACAAAATAAAAATAAAAGGCATATTAATAAAAAAAGATAGATATAGAAAAAGTTTATGGTATAATTAAAAAATAGGAATTTATAAAGGTAGGTATAATTATGTTTAAAATACATTCAAAATATAGTCCTACTGGAGATCAGCCAGAGGCAATAAAAAAAATAACTGATAATATAAATAATGGAGTAAAAGATCAAGTACTTCTTGGGGTTACTGGTTCAGGAAAAACTTTTACTGTGGCTAATATCATAGAAAAGACTCAAAGACCTGCACTGATTCTTGCTCCTAATAAAACATTGGCTGCTCAGCTTTATTCAGAATATAAAAGTTTTTTTCCTGATAATGCTGTAGAATATTTCGTTTCATATTATGATTATTATCAGCCAGAAGCTTATATCGTCACTACTGATACATATATTGAAAAAGACTCTTCTATCAATGATGAAATAGAAAAATTGAGACATGCTGCAACTGCTGCTCTTATGAATAGAAGAGATGTAATAATTGTAGCTTCTGTTTCTGCTATATATGGATTGGGATCTGCTGAAACATATAGAAAAATGACTATCCCAATAGACAGACAGACTGGAATAGA encodes:
- a CDS encoding tripartite tricarboxylate transporter permease, whose product is MFGHLIQGLSTALLLGNLFYLVLGVTGGIVIGALPGLTATMGVAILLPFTFGMDAVTGLIMLVGIYIGAIYGGSISAILLNTPGTPASAATCFDGYALVKKGYPTKALSASTIASALGGLISCLALVTISPVLAKFALRFSAPEYFALALFGLTIIASISAENFLKGIIAGMIGLLISCFGMDSITSYPRFTFGVVDLLNGFSVIPVLIGLFAVSEVFNQIETLVGEKEIKTDIVMDKNYMNWKEIKHCLPTILKCGAIGTFIGSIPGAGADIAAFVCYNEAKRSNKNEKFGEGSLIGISAPESGNNGVTGGALVPLLTLGVPGDAVAAVLLGALIIQGLTPGPLLFEQNPEIVYGLFSSMIIGNILLLFIGLAGIKFYSRIVEIPKTLMIPAILILSTIGSYSMNNSLFDVGVTFVFGIIGYIMSKIKMPSSPIVLAVILGPMLETNLRKAVLMYEGSYSFLYTRPITIIFLILTALSMVSALRKKK
- a CDS encoding DUF2023 family protein, which encodes MEVFIHHIYEYQKGIRNLILHTTDKSNIEIIKEKLNAENIDYIIYPLGKQRINVFFGAKECVAVIKNINKLSLTAYTPEEDFILGIMLGYDRRKQCERFLKFKEKAISA